One window from the genome of Primulina huaijiensis isolate GDHJ02 unplaced genomic scaffold, ASM1229523v2 scaffold29509, whole genome shotgun sequence encodes:
- the LOC140967904 gene encoding uncharacterized protein: MSKITKWKLDKTKVKVVFRLQFHATHVPQNGWDKLFISFIPADSGKPTAKTTKANVRNGTCKWADPIYETTRLLQDSKSKRYDEKLYKLVVAMGASRASILGEATIDLSDHVDALKPSAVALSLHGCDFGTILHVTVQLLTSKTGFREFEQQRDQRERGLQSGDDSHGHNNTGKIRHTEEVSARLRSDANDLSPLEEDMDLNEEYADSAAGFDGSSNTSESLFAEKHDTSSIQDVDSLKIMFGDLQTLSHCQIPHSEKGDSSEPQNMAQGSSDSAFIWDSVYSFDNELAIASEDNNRLRESLGLAESSFLGLKLEVTSLQSLAGELGTETQNFSHLLTSELFLGEELAKEVSAMKLECLKLKDDINRLKDLKSIPQIAISETSDDRNYHLLEDVKLQFLKVISAAEGKIRELQSKIYIFADGCDGRLIYSELEALLSILRSVKQGNGDATNLLHVVPSESTDVKEIREICTDEHTDHASENGFGLDLCHPESILQHFRVPLPVSDPSGAMDALKGQIFDLVRELDEAKVEKEGLIRKMDQMECYYETLIQELEENQKQMVGELQHLRNEHSTCLHALSSSRVEIESMHQEMNQKMIQFCNERHDLEVLNKELQRMVSSSEASLRRARLNYSIAVDKLQKDLELLSSQVVSMHETNENLIKQAFIQPSELNLQRDHNFLKNPEDYDAKRVPQHQNQCLGDRRKSLGGDILLEDLKRSFSLQEELYQKVEAELIEMCNVNLNLDIYSKTLKESLLEANAEIGTMKGKMDEFVAELELLNASQNQLMMRLNEASDDIHRLNEYKSSCISQRSELALQNQLLEDKFEILSEENHLLSEKVKDLEIIKMEYRSCQSKIETYLTENVALSLSLKQEAFEKEKLQNELSLLEEKWSILKSESDELASLKENQDDHISFMQDKLANLLESYNKKVCVLTNSRCLDFKHIDTKDAILQLEEIQHNACGRIFQLIEQNKNLKGEIVTDRMEIMSMKQKFKSDMHDMVTKLDASNALVEKLQTQLESIGNKFQFSFEIEGKYVQQNKSLLADLGLLEDRMQELTCKNGHFAQETACLDALVEELGSSKSAICALMQEKRELLVSLKNEDEKSVKISSEFTYLKESLSNLNDELQREKVYRDELEVKIKDLTSQLNKDHTKLIYLEQQNAEVVHTRGLALDLELEKSRLAHLLEQQMELMKELHRQISDQSSLECQLLLLYDYSLAADVELTYVSNQYRSLCKKYSQQLVLSESSLREERERYHELEVTLNRYRTGEAHLSEERDNLMKILKRLESESEVAEAQNRLLSVYKDDLKNQVEECKSKLATVENSSSLDKILQASEVEKLKNMMIDAEKRYCTSEAHLSEERDNLMKNLKSLESEFEVAEAQNRLLSVSNDDVENQLEECKRKLATVENSSSLDKILQASEVEKLKNMLIDAEKQISCLTVSKEELEILILVLRGKLDEQCTDTVLLEDYKYTVMELRSQCDEISHMLSEQVLKTEEFKNLSIHLKELKNEAENELRLACEKKEAEGHSIAVHDSLRVAFMKEQYETQLQELKQKLSISKKNGEEMFLKLEDAIDEVENRKKSEAVNLKWNEELSHKIMDIEKELQLVLAEKREMSKDYDRVRAELECALLSLECCKDEKGKLEGYLQDCEAEKSQLAVEINLAKVQLENTKVKKHENGSVIDVGYSVNELPQKSSPIVLDHNKSTYSGKRIRAMSTLADDDADLAKAVELRTFQDGGKHQIPEAAVREHPWSNGKNSDVKSDCLGSHILKSSLEHLQEELEKMKKENIDFHIDHEVDPNLQVPRREIIQLEKANEELRSMFPLFNDISSSGNALKRVLDLEIALAESLKAKNKLNAQFLSSFLKQHGDEESVFKSFRDINELIKEMLELKGRHAMVETELREMHHRYSRLSLQFAEVEGERQKLKMTLKNVRASRKDVTLNRTSSVD, from the exons ATGTCAAAGATAACCAAGTGGAAACTTGATAAGACCAAAGTGAAAGTGGTCTTTCGGCTGCAATTTCATGCCACACAT GTTCCACAGAATGGGTGGGATAAGTTGTTTATATCATTCATCCCTGCTGATTCTGGCAAACCAACAGCAAAGACAACCAAAGCTAATGTAAGAAATGGGACATGTAAATGGGCTGATCCTATTTATGAAACCACAAGGCTTCTTCAAGATTCTAAAAGCAAGCGATATGATGAGAAGCTATATAAACTTGTTGTGGCCATG GGCGCTTCACGGGCTAGCATCCTTGGAGAAGCCACTATTGATCTTTCTGATCATGTTGATGCTCTGAAGCCTTCTGCTGTGGCACTCTCGCTTCATGGATGCGATTTTGGAACTATATTACAT GTTACTGTCCAGCTCCTGACCTCAAAAACCGGCTTTAG GGAATTTGAGCAGCAGAGAGATCAAAGAGAAAGGGGATTGCAATCAGGGGACGATAGCCATGGTCATAATAATACTGGGAAAATACGACATACTGAAGAG GTCAGTGCAAGGCTTAGATCAGATGCTAATGATCTCTCTCCCCTTGAGGAAGACATGGACCTGAATGAAGAGTATGCCGACTCGGCTGCTGGATTTGATGGTTCATCCAATACATCAGAAAGTTTATTTGCTGAGAAGCATGATACTTCCAGCATACAAGATGTTGATAGCCTCAAAATAATGTTTGGCGATCTACAAACTCTTTCTCATTGTCAAATTCCTCATTCAGAGAAAGGAGATTCATCTGAACCTCAGAATATGGCCCAAGGGAGTAGTGATTCTGCTTTCATCTGGGATTCAGTCTATTCCTTTGATAATGAGTTGGCAATTGCTAGTGAGGATAACAATCGACTTAGAGAAAGTCtgggattggctgaatcatccTTTTTAGGCCTTAAGTTGGAAGTCACTTCTTTGCAAAGTCTAGCCGGTGAATTAGGCACTGAAACTCAAAATTTTTCCCACCTCCTTACTTCTGAGctttttttgggtgaagaacTGGCAAAAGAAGTTTCAGCTATGAAATTAGAGTGCCTGAAACTCAAGGATGATATTAACAGGcttaaagatttaaaatctaTCCCTCAGATTGCCATTTCAGAAACAAGTGACGATCGGAATTATCACTTGCTTGAGGATGTGAAGCTTCAATTTTTAAAGGTAATCTCTGCAGCAGAAGGCAAGATAAGAGAACTTCAAAGCAAGATTTACATTTTCGCTGATGGTTGTGACGGTAGACTGATTTACTCGGAGTTGGAGGCATTGCTCAGTATTCTGCGGAGTGTCAAACAAGGAAATGGGGATGCAACAAACTTGCTACATGTGGTGCCATCAGAAAGCACAGATGTGAAGGAGATCCGAGAAATATGCACAGATGAGCATACAGACCATGCATCCGAAAATGGATTTGGTTTGGATTTGTGTCATCCCGAAAGTATTCTTCAGCATTTCCGTGTTCCCCTTCCTGTCTCTGACCCTTCAGGTGCTATGGATGCATTGAAAGGCCAAATATTTGATCTTGTTAGGGAATTGGATGAGGCAAAAGTTGAAAAGGAAGGTCTTATCAGAAAAATGGATCAAATGGAATGTTATTATGAAACACTTATCCAGGAACTGGAAGAAAATCAGAAGCAAATGGTGGGAGAGTTGCAGCACCTCAGAAATGAACATTCAACTTGCCTGCATGCTTTGTCTTCCAGCAGAGTTGAAATAGAGTCTATGCATCAAGAAATGAATCAGAAGATGATACAATTTTGTAATGAGAGGCATGATTTGGAAGTCCTCAACAAGGAGCTTCAGAGAATGGTTTCCTCTTCAGAAGCCTCACTGAGAAGAGCCCGCTTAAATTACTCTATTGCCGTGGATAAATTGCAAAAGGACCTTGAGCTGCTTTCTTCGCAGGTTGTATCTATGCATGAGACAAATGAAAACCTCATCAAGCAGGCTTTTATACAACCTTCAGAATTAAATTTGCAACGGGACCATAATTTTTTGAAGAATCCTGAAGATTATGATGCAAAACGTGTACCTCAGCATCAGAATCAATGTTTGGGTGACAGGAGAAAATCTCTAGGTGGAGATATTCTTTTGGAAGACTTGAAGAGATCCTTCTCCTTGCAGGAAGAGCTTTATCAAAAGGTTGAAGCAGAACTTATCGAAATGTGTAATGTGAACTTGAACTTGGATATATACTCAAAAACATTGAAAGAATCGCTACTTGAAGCAAATGCTGAAATTGGCACAATGAAGGGGAAAATGGATGAATTTGTAGCAGAGTTGGAACTTTTAAACGCTTCTCAGAATCAGTTGATGATGAGGTTGAATGAAGCCTCAGATGACATTCATAGACTTAATGAGTACAAATCTAGTTGCATTTCTCAACGTAGTGAATTGGCTTTGCAAAACCAGCTTTTAGAAgataaattcgaaattttgtCCGAGGAAAATCATCTACTTTCTGAGAAGGTGAAAGATTTGGAAATTATTAAAATGGAATACAGAAGTTGCCAAAGCAAAATTGAAACTTATTTAACTGAGAATGTTGCGCTGTCTCTTTCCTTGAAAcaagaagcatttgaaaaggAGAAACTTCAAAATGAATTGTCGCTTTTAGAGGAAAAGTGGAGTATCCTGAAATCTGAATCAGATGAGTTGGCATCTTTGAAGGAAAATCAAGATGATCATATCAGCTTTATGCAAGATAAGTTGGCGAATCTGTTGGAGTCCTACAATAAAAAAGTTTGTGTTTTGACTAATTCACGCTGTCTCGATTTCAAGCACATAGATACGAAAGATGCCATCTTACAGTTAGAAGAGATCCAGCATAATGCATGTGGAAGAATTTTTCAACTGattgaacaaaataaaaatctcaaaggTGAAATAGTCACGGACAGAATGGAAATTATGTCAATGAAGCAAAAGTTTAAGAGTGACATGCATGATATGGTGACTAAGCTTGATGCGTCCAATGCCCTTGTGGAGAAACTTCAAACTCAACTCGAATCTATTGGCAACAAATTCCAGTTCAGTTTTGAAATTGAAGGGAAGTATGTGCAGCAAAACAAATCACTTTTAGCTGATCTTGGTTTGTTGGAAGATCGAATGCAGGAACTGACATGTAAAAATGGTCACTTTGCCCAAGAGACTGCGTGCTTGGATGCACTGGTTGAGGAGCTTGGGAGTAGTAAATCAGCTATCTGTGCACTGATGCAAGAAAAACGAGAACTTCTTGTATCCTTGAAGAATGAAGATGAAAAATCTGTCAAGATTTCATCTGAGTTTACTTATCTGAAAGAAAGTTTGAGCAATTTGAATGATGAGTTGCAAAGAGAAAAGGTTTACAGAGATGAACTGGAGGTAAAAATTAAAGATCTTACTTCTCAGTTGAATAAGGATCATACTAAACTGATTTATTTGGAACAGCAAAATGCCGAAGTTGTTCATACTAGGGGCCTAGCATTAGATCTAGAGTTGGAGAAATCTAGACTTGCTCATCTTTTGGAGCAGCAAATGGAGCTTATGAAAGAACTTCACCGTCAAATTTCTGATCAATCTAGTCTTGAATGCCAGCTACTTTTACTTTATGATTACTCGCTTGCCGCAGATGTTGAGCTGACTTATGTCTCAAACCAGTACAGATCCCTCTGCAAAAAATATTCCCAGCAGCTTGTGCTCTCAGAGAGTTCTCTCAGGGAGGAACGGGAGAGGTATCATGAATTGGAGGTTACGTTGAATCGATACCGCACCGGTGAAGCTCATTTAAGTGAAGAAAGAGATAACTTGATGAAAATTCTTAAAAGGCTCGAGTCTGAATCTGAAGTCGCTGAAGCTCAAAATAGGCTTCTTTCTGTTTACAAAGATGATCTCAAGAATCAAGTTGAGGAGTGCAAGAGTAAGTTGGCAACAGTGGAAAACAGCAGCTCCTTGGATAAAATCTTACAAGCTTCTGAGGTAGAAAAgctgaaaaatatgatgatagATGCTGAAAAGAGATACTGCACCAGTGAAGCTCATTTAAGTGAAGAAAGAGATAACTTGATGAAAAATCTTAAAAGCCTCGAGTCTGAATTTGAAGTTGCTGAAGCTCAAAACAGGCTTCTTTCTGTTTCTAACGATGATGTCGAGAATCAACTTGAGGAGTGCAAGCGTAAGTTGGCAACAGTGGAAAACAGTAGCTCTTTGGATAAAATCTTACAAGCTTCTGAGGTAGAAAAGCTGAAAAATATGCTGATAGATGCTGAAAAGCAAATCAGTTGCTTGACAGTTTCAAAAGAAGAattggaaattttaattttagtactCAGAGGCAAACTGGATGAACAGTGTACTGATACAGTGCTGCTGGAGGATTACAAATACACGGTGATGGAGTTACGTTCCCAATGCGATGAAATTTCACATATGCTCTCTGAACAGGTTTTGAAGACTGAGGAATTTAAAAACTTGTCCATCCACTTGAAGGAACTAAAAAATGAGGCTGAAAATGAATTGCGTCTGGCTTGTGAGAAAAAAGAAGCTGAAGGGCATTCGATTGCTGTGCATGATTCACTGCGAGTTGCATTCATGAAAGAACAGTACGAAACTCAACTTCAAGAACTGAAGCAAAAGCTTTCTATATCCAAAAAAAATGGAGAAGAGATGTTTCTAAAATTAGAAGATGCTATTGATGAAGTTGAAAATAGGAAGAAGTCTGAAGCTGTGAACTTGAAGTGGAACGAGGAGCTATCGCACAAAATCATGGACATCGAAAAAGAATTGCAGTTGGTACTTGCAGAAAAACGTGAAATGAGCAAAGATTATGACCGCGTAAGAGCTGAACTTGAATGTGCATTGCTTAGCTTAGAGTGTTGCAAGGACGAAAAAGGAAAGCTTGAAGGTTATTTACAAGATTGTGAAGCAGAGAAATCTCAACTTGCTGTTGAAATTAACTTGGCAAAAGTACAGTTGGAGAATACAAAAgttaaaaaacatgaaaatggtTCTGTGATTGACGTGGGATATTCAGTGAACGAGTTACCTCAGAAATCATCCCCTATTGTCTTAGATCACAACAAATCTACTTACAGTGGTAAAAGAATACGTGCAATGTCAACCTTGGCTGATGATGATGCAGATTTAGCAAAGGCTGTAGAGTTGCGGACTTTTCAG GATGGAGGCAAGCATCAGATTCCCGAGGCAGCTGTAAGAGAACACCCATGGAGTAATGGAAAAAATTCGGATGTGAAAAGTGATTGTTTAGGATCCCATATATTGAAATCTAGCCTGGAGCACTTACAGGAAGAG C